A window from Pseudobutyrivibrio ruminis HUN009 encodes these proteins:
- a CDS encoding carbamoyltransferase HypF: protein MIKKFTVKGLVQGIGYRPFVAKLADELNIDGWVRNTGGIVTVCASGDEEKLGELQSRLAVEVPTGGFVTSVEVEEIDAAETSELEGKGFTIVESDQDIQANLPLIPADIATCENCKKELLDSTNRRYLHPFISCTVCGPRYSILERLPYDRDTITMQDFDMCSECQKEYTGKLDIRRHAQTIACNKCGPKLSFTAISGQNNVDNLQNAGYLAKNIVHRKFTSEFLDNSNKDFMPLKDAIVHILNGGILAVKDIGGYHLVCDPFNEKAVANLRLLKHREAKAFAVMFYDLEQAKEYCNINEKEAELLESPARPIVLVKRKYELEQKLADNVCLTSPDIGAMLPCNPVQILLTKALGPLIMTSGNASGDVLETDDDKMEEWLRQRAETDEMRDVPLAILSHNRRILRPMDDSVMKVVAGKQQFIRRGRGHVPAPIPVDIPGEIFAAGGDLKSSFCYVKNGLAYVSQYLGDMESVSCQEFYKKEKKAMETIFGFTPQKSVVDKHPGYFSRNNSTFDIEIQHHKAHVASVIAEHALNGTLLGFAFDGTGYGDDKNIWGGETFLWKDKQMDRVAHLKPVKLIGGDEGAKNCDTILTAMLHGNGLQPTEINMNTQLIMAALDKNINTVTSSSMGRLFDAVSALLDICHYNSYEGQAPIELENIAATTNKAYKLHLNSDGCTKELFRDIVYAISNGVDKAEIARGFIEAVSDYIVEISKEYENNLDKNKQVVLSGGTFLNRILMESTVSKLEDLGFKVYTANQLPPGDGGICLGQAFLSQFEKVYKEVEKCV from the coding sequence ATGATAAAGAAATTCACAGTCAAGGGCTTGGTCCAGGGGATAGGGTATCGTCCTTTTGTGGCTAAGCTGGCAGATGAATTGAATATAGATGGATGGGTGCGAAATACCGGAGGAATTGTGACGGTGTGCGCATCAGGAGACGAGGAGAAACTGGGAGAATTGCAAAGTCGATTGGCAGTGGAAGTGCCGACGGGGGGCTTTGTAACATCTGTTGAGGTGGAAGAGATTGATGCTGCCGAAACATCGGAACTGGAAGGCAAAGGCTTCACCATAGTTGAATCCGACCAGGATATCCAGGCAAACCTTCCTCTCATCCCAGCGGACATTGCAACCTGTGAGAACTGCAAGAAGGAGCTGCTGGACTCTACCAACAGAAGATACTTGCATCCTTTTATTAGCTGCACAGTTTGCGGGCCAAGATACTCTATACTGGAGCGATTGCCCTATGATAGAGATACCATTACAATGCAGGATTTTGATATGTGTTCGGAGTGCCAGAAAGAGTACACAGGCAAGCTGGATATTAGGCGTCATGCTCAGACTATAGCTTGCAATAAATGTGGGCCAAAACTTTCATTTACAGCTATTTCGGGCCAAAATAATGTGGATAACTTGCAAAATGCAGGATATCTTGCAAAAAACATAGTTCACAGAAAGTTCACAAGTGAATTTTTAGACAATTCCAATAAGGATTTTATGCCTCTAAAAGATGCAATTGTCCATATACTGAATGGTGGAATTCTAGCTGTAAAAGATATCGGTGGATATCATTTGGTGTGCGACCCATTTAACGAGAAAGCAGTGGCAAATCTAAGGCTACTAAAACATCGCGAAGCCAAGGCTTTTGCGGTGATGTTTTATGATTTAGAGCAGGCAAAAGAATATTGCAACATCAATGAAAAGGAAGCTGAGCTACTGGAAAGCCCTGCGAGGCCTATTGTCCTTGTAAAACGTAAATACGAATTAGAACAAAAGCTTGCAGACAACGTATGTCTCACAAGCCCAGATATAGGAGCTATGCTTCCATGCAACCCAGTGCAGATACTCCTGACCAAAGCTTTGGGGCCACTTATCATGACAAGTGGAAATGCCAGTGGAGATGTGCTAGAAACTGACGATGATAAAATGGAAGAATGGTTGCGACAGCGGGCCGAAACAGATGAGATGCGAGACGTACCACTAGCAATCTTATCCCACAACAGACGAATCCTGCGCCCAATGGATGATTCTGTAATGAAGGTAGTGGCGGGCAAGCAACAATTCATCAGGCGAGGGCGAGGCCATGTGCCAGCGCCAATTCCTGTGGATATCCCAGGGGAGATTTTTGCAGCCGGTGGGGATTTAAAGTCCAGCTTTTGCTATGTAAAAAATGGGTTAGCCTATGTGAGTCAATATCTGGGAGACATGGAATCAGTCAGCTGCCAGGAGTTCTATAAAAAGGAAAAGAAAGCCATGGAAACAATATTTGGCTTTACTCCACAGAAAAGTGTTGTGGATAAGCATCCTGGATATTTTAGTAGAAACAATTCCACTTTTGATATAGAAATCCAGCATCACAAAGCTCATGTGGCTTCGGTAATTGCAGAGCACGCTCTAAATGGAACACTCCTAGGTTTTGCTTTTGATGGAACAGGCTATGGTGACGACAAAAACATATGGGGCGGTGAGACTTTCTTATGGAAAGATAAACAGATGGACCGTGTGGCTCATTTGAAGCCAGTAAAACTTATAGGCGGAGATGAAGGCGCAAAGAACTGCGATACAATCCTCACAGCAATGCTTCATGGAAACGGTCTTCAGCCAACAGAAATAAACATGAACACCCAGTTGATTATGGCAGCTCTTGATAAAAATATAAACACTGTCACATCTTCATCAATGGGACGATTATTTGATGCTGTGTCGGCACTTCTTGATATATGTCATTACAATTCATACGAAGGGCAGGCTCCAATTGAACTGGAAAACATTGCGGCTACAACAAATAAGGCATACAAACTGCATTTGAATTCGGATGGTTGTACAAAAGAGTTGTTTCGTGATATCGTATATGCGATATCAAATGGGGTAGATAAAGCTGAAATTGCCAGAGGCTTTATAGAGGCAGTTTCAGATTATATAGTTGAAATTTCAAAGGAATACGAGAATAATCTAGATAAGAATAAACAGGTAGTATTATCTGGAGGAACATTCTTAAATCGAATTCTGATGGAAAGTACTGTCAGTAAGCTAGAGGACTTGGGCTTCAAAGTATATACAGCTAATCAGTTGCCACCGGGAGATGGTGGAATCTGTTTGGGGCAGGCTTTTTTATCACAATTTGAAAAGGTATACAAAGAGGTAGAAAAATGTGTGTAG
- a CDS encoding HypC/HybG/HupF family hydrogenase formation chaperone produces the protein MCVAIPGLVKRLKDGKVTVDFNGNEVEAYAGLVNVKEGDYALVHAGCVIQTLKKDEAEEIIELMGGLEG, from the coding sequence ATGTGTGTAGCAATACCAGGTTTAGTAAAAAGATTAAAGGACGGCAAGGTCACAGTAGACTTTAATGGAAACGAAGTTGAAGCATATGCAGGCCTTGTAAATGTTAAAGAGGGAGATTACGCCCTAGTTCATGCAGGCTGCGTTATTCAGACTTTGAAAAAGGACGAAGCAGAGGAAATCATTGAGCTGATGGGAGGCCTAGAAGGTTAA
- the hypD gene encoding hydrogenase formation protein HypD, which translates to MEFSEIVDFLRNYDGKPIRLMEVCGSHTHAIATHGIRDILSDKIQLLSGPGCPVCVTPTAYIDKLIDICLEPNTTVTTFGDLLRVPGSKESLNEAKGRGGSVEMVYSPMDVLALAKNHPDREYVFAAVGFETTAPVYTLLLDNAIAKGLSNIKILTALKTMPGAISYLCDNGAQIDGFIAPGHVSAVTGADYFNDLADKYSIPFAVSGFGAKELVIGIYGLVQMVINNQPQVKNYYTSVVEQGQNDIIVSQLNKYFRPADVVWRGMGIIPGSGLLLRDEYASFDAGSDGLDEDNKRNKACRCGDILMGKATPKDCPLFGKVCTPMTPEGACMVSEEGACFNNYLINN; encoded by the coding sequence ATGGAGTTCTCTGAGATTGTAGATTTTTTAAGAAATTATGATGGCAAGCCAATCAGGCTGATGGAGGTGTGCGGAAGCCACACTCATGCCATAGCGACTCATGGAATCAGGGATATTCTCTCTGATAAGATTCAGCTTTTGTCAGGGCCAGGATGCCCAGTGTGTGTCACACCCACAGCTTATATCGACAAGCTAATAGATATTTGTCTTGAGCCAAACACTACAGTCACCACATTTGGAGATTTGCTTCGTGTGCCAGGCTCCAAAGAAAGCTTGAACGAAGCAAAGGGCCGGGGCGGCTCAGTGGAGATGGTTTATTCACCAATGGATGTTCTTGCACTGGCAAAGAATCATCCGGATAGGGAATATGTTTTTGCAGCAGTAGGTTTTGAAACAACTGCCCCTGTCTACACATTGCTTTTAGACAATGCAATTGCCAAGGGGCTTTCTAATATAAAGATTCTTACAGCTTTAAAGACAATGCCGGGAGCTATTTCATATCTTTGCGACAATGGTGCGCAGATAGACGGTTTCATTGCTCCAGGCCATGTTAGCGCCGTCACAGGAGCCGATTATTTCAACGATTTGGCAGATAAATACAGCATACCTTTTGCAGTATCAGGTTTTGGTGCAAAGGAGCTAGTTATAGGCATATATGGCTTGGTTCAAATGGTTATAAACAATCAGCCGCAGGTCAAAAACTATTACACATCAGTGGTTGAACAGGGCCAGAACGATATAATCGTTTCTCAGCTCAATAAGTATTTTAGGCCTGCCGACGTGGTATGGCGAGGCATGGGAATCATCCCAGGCTCCGGCCTTTTGCTGAGAGATGAATATGCAAGCTTTGATGCAGGAAGCGATGGGCTTGATGAAGATAACAAGCGAAACAAGGCATGCCGATGCGGCGATATCCTGATGGGCAAGGCTACACCAAAGGATTGTCCATTATTTGGAAAGGTGTGCACACCAATGACGCCGGAGGGGGCCTGCATGGTTTCCGAAGAGGGCGCATGTTTCAATAACTATTTAATAAACAATTAA
- the hypE gene encoding hydrogenase expression/formation protein HypE — MDKIIMEHGSGGRATGELIKEIFEAQFDSDVLSEMEDAAVVPGDATIAMTTDSFVVTPLEFPGGDIGRLCICGTVNDLCMRGAAPKYITCGFILEEGCDIEQLRRLVKSMAATAKEAGVKIVAGDTKVIEGNGGIYINTAGVGFVPKGVDIKAKNAQDDDVIIVSGNVGDHHATVLSQRMGIKNTIESDNAPLQEMVGKLIENKIPVHVLRDVTRGGLATVLKELALASGLRFEIFQEKLPVSAQVKSFCGLLGLDPLYMGNEGKLVAIVPKEYAAQAVEIIRGCKYGENACMIGAVNTPENDSEVGALIMKTEIGGRRFLDILQGEGLPRIC, encoded by the coding sequence ATGGATAAGATTATTATGGAGCATGGCTCAGGTGGCCGTGCAACTGGAGAATTAATAAAAGAGATATTTGAAGCTCAGTTTGATAGCGACGTTCTTTCAGAAATGGAGGATGCTGCTGTAGTGCCTGGTGATGCCACTATCGCCATGACAACAGACAGTTTTGTGGTTACGCCACTTGAATTTCCAGGTGGAGATATAGGTCGCCTTTGCATTTGCGGCACGGTTAATGACCTTTGCATGCGCGGGGCTGCGCCTAAATACATCACATGCGGTTTCATTCTGGAAGAGGGCTGTGATATAGAGCAGCTTAGACGCCTTGTAAAATCCATGGCCGCTACAGCAAAGGAAGCTGGAGTGAAAATTGTTGCCGGAGATACAAAGGTTATCGAAGGCAATGGAGGAATTTATATCAACACTGCTGGTGTTGGATTTGTTCCAAAGGGTGTGGACATCAAGGCAAAAAACGCCCAGGATGATGATGTGATTATTGTCTCAGGAAATGTTGGAGACCATCATGCTACGGTTCTCAGCCAAAGAATGGGCATCAAGAACACAATCGAAAGTGATAATGCCCCACTTCAGGAGATGGTAGGGAAGCTTATAGAAAATAAGATTCCAGTTCATGTATTAAGAGATGTTACAAGAGGTGGTCTAGCAACAGTATTAAAGGAACTTGCCTTAGCAAGCGGTCTTAGATTTGAGATTTTCCAGGAAAAGCTTCCTGTATCGGCACAGGTAAAGTCTTTCTGTGGATTGCTTGGGCTTGACCCACTATACATGGGAAACGAAGGTAAGTTGGTTGCCATAGTTCCAAAGGAGTATGCTGCGCAAGCAGTGGAAATCATCCGTGGATGTAAATATGGCGAAAATGCATGTATGATTGGAGCGGTTAATACACCTGAAAACGACAGCGAGGTAGGTGCGCTTATAATGAAAACAGAAATAGGTGGCAGACGTTTTCTTGATATTTTGCAAGGTGAGGGTCTACCTAGAATATGTTAA
- a CDS encoding response regulator encodes MGKTVLVVDDSKFMRAVVKGEVERNGCTVVAEADCSDAAVEKYKELKPDIVTMDITMTVDGHTIGRSSNGIDAIKQIMEFDPEAKILVVSAMGQKCYVIEAIEAGAKDFVIKPFDEVRFAEALAHFK; translated from the coding sequence TTGGGAAAAACTGTACTGGTTGTTGATGACTCAAAGTTTATGAGAGCAGTTGTCAAAGGCGAAGTTGAAAGAAATGGCTGTACTGTTGTAGCTGAGGCCGATTGCAGTGATGCAGCGGTTGAAAAATACAAGGAGTTAAAGCCTGATATAGTGACGATGGATATCACAATGACTGTTGATGGACATACCATTGGTCGAAGTTCAAATGGCATAGATGCTATTAAGCAGATTATGGAATTTGATCCAGAAGCCAAGATTCTGGTGGTAAGTGCCATGGGTCAGAAGTGCTACGTTATAGAAGCTATTGAGGCAGGAGCCAAGGATTTTGTTATCAAACCTTTTGATGAAGTTCGATTTGCAGAGGCATTAGCACATTTCAAGTAG